TGAGCTTAAACGACCGAAAAGGGAGCACCTGAGTGACATAGTGGGCGTTATTATCTTTGGACAGCTGGACTAAGCACCGTTTGGCTTCAAAAGCTTGGTGATCGCTAAAAGTATAAATGGCGCTACGGTATTTCTTTCGAAAGCGGTGCATGGAGCTACTGCTGTGAGTCAGTAAGTGGATGTGGATCAAGTCTTTAAGTGGAATACGTGTTGGATCAAAACGAACCAGCACCGCTTCTGAGTAACTGGAGTTCGTACCCTCGGCTGCAATCCAACCCTGTTGAACCTTATCAACACCTTCTAAAACGTCAAAAACCGCTTCGGTGCACCAATGGCAACCACCGCCAAAACCGATTTGAGTCAATTCAGTATCCATTCAAATGCCTGTTCTAAGGGGTTAGGGTTAAGTAATGCATAGTACAATAGAGTCTAGGCTTCGAAAAATATTACACTGGGTGACAATTCGATGCAGCAAGCTGTGACCATAGCGGGCACCCAATAACACCTTAAATTAATTGGGATTGTGGCTTGCAATACCTTTTCCGATCCCCTATAATTCGCGTCCCTTTGTAGGCGTAACGGCCACTATTAGGGTTGTTCTTGCGAAGCAATTTCAGACTTTTATGTAAAGTAAGTGATTGATTTTGCTAACAACAGGCTCGATTTGAGTCTGAAACAAGTTTGGTAACCGCACCCCTCACGAGTAGTAGGGTGGAGCGGTTTTTTATGTTCTTTTAATTAATATAGTGGAGTTCTTTGCAATGGCAAAGCAACGTATTCGAATCAGATTGAAAGCGTTTGATCACAAGTTGATTGATATTTCGACTTCAGAGATCGTAAACACCGCTAAGCGTACTGGTGCACAGGTTAAAGGTCCGATTCCTTTACCAACGCGTAAAGAGCGCTTCACCATCTTGACTTCACCACATGTGAATAAAGATGCGCGTGATCAGTATGAAATTCGTACGCACAAGCGTTTAGTGGACATCATCGAGCCAACAGAAAAAACAGTTGATGCTTTGATGAAGTTGGATTTGGCAGCTGGTGTTGATGTTCAAATTAGTCTTACTTAAGACTAGTGACATCAGTAGCAAGGTTATAACCATTTCGGTTGAGGTTTAAAACATGGCTATCGGAATAGTAGGTATAAAACGAGGAATGACTCGTGTCTTCACTGAAGACGGCGTGTCTATCCCGGTTACCGTAGTAGAAGCCGACCCAAATCGCATCACTCAGCTTAAAACAGCTGATGTTGACGGTTATGAAGCGGTTCAAGTGACTACAGGAAGCCGTAAGGCAAACCGTATCAGTAAAGCAGAAGCTGGACATTTTAAGAAAGCTAAAGTTGAAGCTGGTCGTGGTTTGTGGGAGTTCCGTGTGGACTCTTTAGAAGGTTTTGAAATTGGCGGTGAAGTCAAAGTTGAAGTTTTCGAAGAAGGTCAAAAAGTCGACGTAACAGGTACCTCTAAAGGTAAAGGTTACGCTGGCGTAATTAAGCGTTGGAACTTCCGTGGTCAAGATACTACGCACGGTAACTCATTAGCGCACCGTGCTCCTGGTTCTATTGGTCAAAACCAAACTCCAGGTCGCGTATTTAAAGGCAAGAAAATGTCTGGCCACATGGGTGCTGAGCGTGTAACTGTACAAACTCTAGAAGTTGTACGTGTTGACGTTGAGCGCAATT
The Kangiella marina DNA segment above includes these coding regions:
- the rpsJ gene encoding 30S ribosomal protein S10 — protein: MAKQRIRIRLKAFDHKLIDISTSEIVNTAKRTGAQVKGPIPLPTRKERFTILTSPHVNKDARDQYEIRTHKRLVDIIEPTEKTVDALMKLDLAAGVDVQISLT
- the rplC gene encoding 50S ribosomal protein L3, whose amino-acid sequence is MAIGIVGIKRGMTRVFTEDGVSIPVTVVEADPNRITQLKTADVDGYEAVQVTTGSRKANRISKAEAGHFKKAKVEAGRGLWEFRVDSLEGFEIGGEVKVEVFEEGQKVDVTGTSKGKGYAGVIKRWNFRGQDTTHGNSLAHRAPGSIGQNQTPGRVFKGKKMSGHMGAERVTVQTLEVVRVDVERNLLLIKGAVPGATGGDVIVHPAEKA
- a CDS encoding peptide-methionine (S)-S-oxide reductase; this translates as MDTELTQIGFGGGCHWCTEAVFDVLEGVDKVQQGWIAAEGTNSSYSEAVLVRFDPTRIPLKDLIHIHLLTHSSSSMHRFRKKYRSAIYTFSDHQAFEAKRCLVQLSKDNNAHYVTQVLPFRSFKLNQEKYQQYYLKHADKPFCKTYINPKLAKLRQQYARYLKSSA